The following are from one region of the Hypanus sabinus isolate sHypSab1 chromosome 14, sHypSab1.hap1, whole genome shotgun sequence genome:
- the plk2b gene encoding serine/threonine-protein kinase PLK2b — protein sequence MDLLRTITYQQNTKMCDQPLGRSTDHCFNKRQEDLTCTSTELSRIITDPATGRCYCRGKVLGKGGFAKCYEMTDLTTNIVYAAKIIPHTRVAKPHQREKIDREIELHRTLHHKHIVHFYHHFEDKENIYILLEHCSRRSMAHVLKARKVLTEPEVRYYLRQIVSGLKCLHEQGILHRDLKLGNFFINESMELKIGDFGLAAKLEPVEQRSRTICGTPNYLSPEVLNKQGHGCESDIWALGCVMYTMLLGRPPFETTNLKETYRCIKEARYTMPSSLSISARQLIASMLAKNPEDRPSLDDILHYDFLTQGFTPERLSESCCHYAPDFHLSSPAKNFFKKAAAALFGGKKDKAKFLDNHNKLGKDDVDDIYKLKNDLKKMSLSKQLNRSRSDEESKLTGKPPVIHIKPESPMPVKDSEQQVSDSIRMIVRGTLGSCSSSSESLEDSTMGSVADTVARVLKGCLENMPEGDNFPKEQLSFSFQWVTKWVDYSNKYGFGYQLSDRTVGVLFNNGTHMSLLADKKTIHYYAELGQCSVFSTVDIPEKFVSQMTILKYFAHYMEENLMEGGDLPSSVDAQKSRLCLLQWLKSDRALMMLFSDGTFQVNFYHDHTKIIICNHNEEYLLTYINEDRVSATFKLSTLLLSGCSQELRTRMEYALNMVQQRFN from the exons ATGGACTTACTGAGGactatcacttaccagcaaaacaCAAAGATGTGCGACCAGCCACTCGGCAGATCCACAGATCACTGCTTCAACAAAAGGCAGGAAGATTTGACATGCACCAGTACGGAGTTGTCCCGGATTATAACTGATCCTGCTACTGGCAGATGTTACTGTAGAGGCAAAGTGCTGGGAAAG ggaggttttGCCAAGTGCTACGAGATGACAGACCTGACCACGAACATCGTCTATGCTGCAAAAATCATCCCACACACGAGAGTAGCCAAACCCCATCAGAGAGAAAAG ATTGATCGAGAAATTGAGCTGCACCGAACGCTTCACCACAAGCATATCGTTCACTTTTACCATCACTTTGAAGATAAAGAAAACATTTACATCCTATTGGAACACTGCAGCCGAAGA TCGATGGCTCACGTGCTAAAAGCTCGGAAAGTGCTGACAGAGCCAGAAGTACGGTACTACCTCCGACAGATAGTCTCAGGGCTGAAGTGTCTACATGAACAAGGAATTCTACATAGAGACCTCAAGCTAG GTAACTTTTTCATTAATGAGTCCATGGAACTGAAAATAGGAGATTTTGGGTTAGCAGCAAAGCTGGAACCTGTGGAGCAGAGAAGCAG AACCATCTGTGGCACACCGAATTACTTGTCTCCTGAAGTTCTCAACAAACAAGGACATGGCTGTGAATCTGATATTTGGGCATTGGGCTGTGTGAT GTATACAATGCTGTTGGGGCGACCCCCATTTGAAACAACCAACCTAAAAGAAACTTACAGGTGTATTAAGGAAGCTAGATACACAATGCCGTCATCATTGTCGATATCTGCGAGACAGTTGATAGCCAGTATGCTAGCAAAAAATCCAGAAGATCGACCCAGTCTTGATGACATATTGCATTATGATTTCCTTACTCAG GGGTTTACACCTGAGAGACTGTCAGAATCCTGCTGTCATTATGCGCCAGACTTTCACCTGTCCAGTCCTGCCAAGAACTTTTTCAAGAAGGCAGCTGCAGCCCTGTTTGGTGGGAAGAAGGATAAAGCCAAGTTCTTGGATAATCACA acaAACTGGGAAAAGATGACGTGGATGATATTTACAAGCTGAAGAATGACTTAAAGAAGATGTCCTTAAGCAAGCAACTGAACAGAAGTCGGTCAGATGAG GAGTCAAAACTGACTGGAAAACCGccagttatccacattaaaccTGAGAGCCCCATGCCAGTGAAGGATAGTGAGCAGCAAGTCAGTGATTCGATAAGGATGATAGTAAGAGGAACATTGGGAAGCTGCAGCAGCAGCAGTGAAT CACTCGAAGACAGTACTATGGGGAGTGTGGCTGACACAGTTGCAAGAGTATTAAAGGGCTGCTTGGAAAATATGCCAGAAG GAGACAACTTTCCAAAAGAGCAGTTGAGCTTCTCCTTCCAATGGGTCACCAAATGGGTGGATTATTCTAATAAGTACGGCTTTGGGTATCAGTTGTCTGATCGCACAGTTGGGGTCCTCttcaataatggaacccacatgAGCTTGTTGGCAGATAAAAA AACAATCCATTACTACGCAGAGCTGGGCCAATGTTCTGTCTTCTCAACAGTTGATATCCCTGAGAAGTTTGTTAGTCAGATGACTATTCTGAAATATTTTGCACACTACATGGAGGAAAATCTAATGGAG GGTGGTGATCTGCCGAGTTCTGTGGATGCCCAGAAATCTAGATTGTGTCTCCTTCAGTGGCTAAAGTCAGACCGTGCACTAATGATGCTCTTTAGTGATGGCACATTCCAG GTGAATTTTTATCACGATCATACAAAAATTATTATCTGCAATCACAATGAGGAATACCTACTTACTTACATCAATGAAGATAGAGTTTCTGCTACATTCAAGCTATCAACACTGCTATTGTCTGGATGTTCACAAGAACTTCGTACCAGAATGGAATATGCATTGAATATGGTGCAACAAAGATTTAATTGA